The genomic DNA GTACAGGTTAGCTATTTAGCAACTGATAGCTTGTTCCCAGAATGGAATATATGGACTCAGTTTCTTGATGAACTTACAGAGGGTCTTAAGCTGGATGGGCTTGCAGAGTCCCATCCCATTGAGGTAATTATTCATGGGTTAAGTTTTTTTCCCTGTTATAATCATCTTTGAGGAATTAGCCTTATTACTTGTTTGAGTTTATCCCAATTTAAGCTTACCTTTTCTAGGTGGAGATAAATCATGCTGCCGAGACCAATGAAATTTTTGATGCAATAAGTTACAGAAAAGGTGCATCTGTCATTCGGATGTTGCAAAGCTATCTCGGTGCTGAGTGCTTTCAGGTTGGTTGTTAGGTTTGTTACTTGTAATGTTTTTTGTACAAGTTGAGACTTTTCCTTTGATTGAAGAAAACTATGTGTGTGGTTTTAACTTCCTTTTTCTCTGCatcaaatttgtaagaaatCTATCCTTTGTGAAAAGAATGGTTTGGTTGCTCAATACCATACCAAGCTGAGTATTACCAAGCTGAGTATTACTGTATATATAAAGAACTGTTTACAAAACAATCTCCACATATCATGGAGTTTTAgtggaaaattttaaattgaaaaggTATAACGATAACAAGATTACAAGGCTACAACTGGGGCTGTTGTTCAGCTCTTGAATCATTCTGGTTCTTTGACTGAGAGCCCTCATTTGAATAAACTTGATCTTTGGCAGAGGATTTGGAACTTGAAACTGTTGTTGCTGAATTTTGAAGTGGAAGTAGTTGCTACTGTCATGGAAGCTGTTGCTGCTGTCCGAAGTTGATTAACAAAATTCACGTGAAATTTATGTCATAGAAAACCATCAAAAACTAAtacttctaaacataaaaaaaaaaaaatacaatatttttGTGTGTTCTGAAGAGGTTAGACAGGTTTCACTTATAAAATAGTTGGATGGTGATGTCGAATTATAGAAATAGTTCATGAAAGAGGTTTAGGAGATATTGATTAATGTGTGGGATGctagtaattaattattattattattattattatggtagtaattaattatttgatgaaGTAATCAATTctacatatatagaaaaaattgtgatactCATATCTTGATAAGAAATTAGTAGAAAGTATTTCTACTTGATAATGCTTATCTGAGTTGAATACGATGGTTTTTGATTTGAATAATCGAGATCACCACTATGAATTCATATCATAAGGTAAGATGACATCAGTATTTGCGAACAAGGGATCAATTCTGTGGAGGACAGAGAGAAAGTATATCATTTTTGTCTTTGGATGGCTCGGTAAGGAAATATAAGGTTTGTGCAAAGCTGGACTTTGAGATCTGATAGTTATTGTGATAAGTAGTTGTTCTACGGATaattatgaaaagaaattaagaagcaCAATGTGGCTTCCTCATTTGAGAAATATTTCTGATGTAACTGTCAgtcagttaattatattttttctaacatttctaaatttgttttttttttccccttggtTTTAATTGGCTATTtttgctattttcttttttttttctaattcatttatGCAATCAGAGGTCACTTGCTTCGTATATCAAAAAATATGCTTGCTCGAATGCAAAGACAGAAGATTTATGGGCTGTCCTTGAGGAGGGATCTGGTGAGCCTGTGAAAAAACTAATGAATTTGTGGACAAAGCAAAAAGGATACCCAGTTGTCTCTGTCAAagtcaaagaaaacaaattggTGTTCGAACAGGTTTCTTGTGTCTTATCTCTTTCACCTATTTTATCTTGAACTAGCATATGTTAACTTAGATGCATAGTCAGCTGTTTCATTTTGTAATATTTCACTTAACAATATTTTGACAacttaatgagataaatataataatggCAGTCACAATTTTTGTCAAGTGGTTCCCATGGCGATGGACGGTGGATTATCCCAATAACATTGTGCTGTGGCGCATATGATGTGTGCAAGAATTTTCTACTGCAAACAAAGTCTGAAACTCTTGATATCAAGGAAGTCCTGGGTGATAAAACGGATGCCACGTCTGCTTGGATAAAACTTAATGTGGATCAGACTGGTTTCTATAGGGTGAAATATGATGAGGACCTGGCAGCTAGACTTAGATATGCAATAGAGAACAAATTCTTATCAGCAACAGACAGATTTGGTAATTGGGATATTAGTACTCATTCATACTTGCATTTTCCTATTGACGACCAAAAAAAAGCAGTTAACAACATCTTCCTTTAACAGGAATTCTGGATGATTCATTTGCACTTTGTATGGCTCGCCAGCAGTCTTTATGCACATTGCTTACCTTGATGGGTGCTTACAGGGAGGAATCTGAATATACCGTGCTGTCTAATTTGATTGGTGTAATTTTCACATCCTTATCTGGTCTAAGTTAATTTCAGTTATGATCTTAGGCCTAATCCTAGTCCCTCAATTCACAGATGAGTCATAAAGTTGCAACAATTGCAGCTGATGCGACCCCTGAGTTATTGGACTACGTTAAACAGTTTTTTATTAGCCTTTTCCAGTATTCTGCGGAGTAAGTaatcttataaataaataattgaaactCCTAGGTTGGTCTTTGTTTATAAGCCATTGGATCTAGTTTATCTACTTTTCTTTTGCAATTAAATGATCTCTTTGATGTCAATTATATTCTACTTGATTTGGAAAGTATTATTTTTATGCAATTTAAGGTATTGAAGGTATGCAAAATAGTCAAAATACAACTACAGAGCACGAGATTGTCATTTCTTATATAATGAAAAAAGTGATTATGATGCTcctatgaattatatatatgttctgaattaagtcaatttttttctttcttcaatagAGCTGCTAACGGCTAATAAATAGCAGATAGTGGTACTTTATCATTCTTcgatttgtttatatatattctgtCTGAATTCTTTTCAGAAAGCTCGGATGGGAGCCTAAGCAAggggagaaccatctagatgcAATGTTGAGAGGAGAGATTTTGACTGCGCTTGCTGTGTTTGGACATGAACTGACACTAAATGAGGCAAATAGGCGTTTTCTTGCATTCTTAGATGACAGAAATACACCACTCCTCCCTCCTGACTTAAGAAAGGTTGGTAAAAGAAGCATTGCACAATTGCTAGCATTTCTCCATTTACAATCCCTACTGAAATTTATAAAGAACTGTGGTTGCAGGCAGCTTATGTAGCTGTAATGCAAAGAGTCACCAGCTCAAACAGACTGGGTTATGAATCTCTTCTAAGAGTTTACCGGGAGACTGATTTGAGCCAGGAGAAAACACGCGTTCTAAGTAACAAcatatcattattttaaattgatgCAGAGCATCTGAGTATCTTTGGTATATTGGAATCATGTATCTTTGTATGGTTGTAGGTTCATTAGCATCTTCTCCTGATCCCAAGATAATTCTTGAAGCTCTTAACTTTTTGTTGTCTTCTGAGGTATCTGAATTTTATGACTGTGGaggtcaaaacatttttattatgGTCTGATTGGGCTTGGGACACTGATGCTGGCTTTATTTCCCATTTGATCTAGGTTCGTAGCCAAGATGCTGTTCTTGGACTTGCTGTTAGTAGAGAAGGACGTGAAATAGCTTGGACGTGGCTGAAGGTAAGACTCAATTTAGCTATgtaaaaagcaaaaatttcATGTACAATTAAGCGAAATGGTCCGAGATCACTTATCTAGATACAGGGGATATGGCACTCACCTACTTTCCTGAAAGAAAAACTGGCATCATGGTGCATCTCATGTATTTTGTAGCATGGACGTTAATCTGGTAGGGAAAAGTGGGTTTTACACAAAGGTAACATGTAGACCTTAGACATTTTCCTCAACTCCCAAGAAGACAAGTTTTGGAAGAGTTGTTCTGAACCTCGAGTATTTGTGAAATATCATATGACTGATCGAATTTAGATAATTGAGTTCCTGAGAAGATGAAGTTCGACTAGAATATCGTATGCTTAAGGTGAATGACTAGAATCACGTGGTTAACTTTCCGTCTTCTCAGACGGAATTAATTAATGGATTGTttgaattgcaaaattttgtaactttatgagggtacattacaaatttttaaacgggttcaaattgaaaaatttgtcAAACTTCGGGGGATAAAGTgtctttttcccttttatttataacatgaaGGGAAGAGAAActtgtttttttgattttctgtggCATTAAGCCCCTGTTAGTCTTTTCATGTGTTCATCATAACTATAATCTCCCACAGGGTTGGTTTTAAGAAACTACTGAGGGATGGGCAACAAACCACCTTGTTATCTAATGCcttagttttttcttcttatatatgATTAAAATACAGGATAACTGGGAGCATATTTTCAAAACCTGGGGTTCCGGATATCTAATAACTCGTTTTGTCAGTGCAATTGTCTCGCCggtttgtctctctctctctctccccctccctttttcttcttctattgtttttttttcttttcttcttttttggtttgatgaatgattagaattttattgaTCAACAAATGAACACCTATTACAAAATCCTTCTTTGTGTTGTTGGTTCCACAAGTATCAATTTTCGTCTTTGTATCATAAAATGTTGTGCCTGAATTTTAATTCACATGCAATTAGTTTGTCATTGTTGATGCTTATGGTTTTTTCTATTTCATCCCTCCCCCTAGTTTACTTCATTTGAGAAGGCCAGAGAAATAGAGGAGTTTTTTGCAAGCCGTACTAAGCCATCGATGGCTAGAAACTTGAGGCAGAGCATTGAGCGGGTTTCCATTAATGCAAATTGGGTTTTAAGTGTTCAGAAAGAGGAACATCTTGCCAACACCGTGAAGGAATTGGCACAGATGAACTAGTAGGAGTCACTTGTTTGGCCATTGTTCTCAAGAAAAAGGCAACTAGATCAAATTTCACAGCTTAAAATTTGTCAGAACATGGGAGACAATAATGAGTCAGGGACATGCGAACATTAGTCTATTGAGAATATATCTTATGGAGTTTGATGTTTCTAATTATGgcttttgcctttatttttattgcatGCATGATGGTTGATGGATGATGGATGAAACTTGAATGGTTTgttcttttcttgttctttctcattattttttttttcctttttcattcaAGTTTAGCTGGAAGGCTGAGAAAGTTTCTAGGAGTGCTAACTTTAGAGCACATTGTTTggctaaatgggccgcttcccacctagtgtttggaagcattcccatagGATCATCCTTTCTTTCATCCATACGGATCAAGAGTGGTAAAGATCCCCCCTTGTAACATTTTCCccttttcaatttaaaaaaaaaaaaaaaaaaaaaagttgcatatTTGGTGTTAACCCAAAGTTAACCAAGAGGAGTGGCTCATCTCCGATTTGGAGCCCATTCATTTCAGTCTAGTATAGGTATTTGGGCTGAGTAGTTGAAGCCCATTTGCTATTATCAGGTTAATTGAGAGCTAGGTTCATTCAAGTAATACTTAGATTCCCTAACCTTTTCTCGTTGGCTTAGAAAAAAGAATGATAGTTACACTGATTTCAgagatttttgtttgtttgtttgttttttttttttaaagcaaaaatggaaaatgttacAAAGGGGGTTGTTCCCATTCTTGATCTGAAAGAAAGAGATAATGAGAGACCAGTCAAAAATACTTTCGACACAAGGTTAGAAGCGGTCTATTTAATTACACATTGTGCACAATAAAATGCACtataattaaagcaaataacAAACGAAATAGAAAATACATAAATCCAATCTTGAGATTCTAGCAACATAGCAGGGACTTCACTAGAGATAATAGAATACGAGAAACCCGTGGTGACATTGTGAATAATTTTATCATTAGAGAATTTAAGAACTACAATTGCAATTGAGAGACTTTTCTTAACCACAACAGCAAAACACAGCGGCGAAATTAGCATTGAAACAGATTGAATTTGAGCACTaaaacaagacaacaacaagaaaactaaaaaaatacacaaaaaccGCAACATCATTGGAGGGCGGGGCGGAGGAAGGCGGCAAGGAAGCGGTTGGGTGTGAGCCAATGGACGCCAGGATGCAGTCTTCATGCATTGGCACGTGTTGAACACGCTCTAGCGCATGGTGGTCGGATGAAGGCGGTTGGAGGCATCTTGTAGCTACAAGACCCAAAAGCTTGATGAGGTGGCGCGTGCAGGGTTAGGGCTTCTTGAAATGAATACatatggttttgaaaaaaatcaaatcttaaaatttaaagaagGGGAGGATCTGAGGTTGTGAATGGCTGGAGGAGGCAGTGAACAGACGGTTGACAGTAGAGGAGGAGACGACTAAGCTGTTGAACACGGATAAAACGTCAAGGGCGTTGGATTGGGTCTCCAAAAAAGTAGATAGGGCCTCCAAAGAGGTGGTTTGAGCATCATAAGAGGCGAGAAAggaaggaggaagaagaaaaaatgggagTAGGGGGGAAGGGGGAGGAGAAAGTGGCGGTTGGTGAACTCGGTTTTTCTTCAGAATTGTTACTTTGTTAGCTGAAATGTTAAGTAGtatggttaaatactaaaaacccccATAAGgtttgaactctttttttttttttggcccctatgttttcatttttatcatttgtggttttcataaagatagagatggtacctccgttaaaattctgtccaaaacttaacgaaaCGCCACGTCAGCATCAATCAAATTACGCCATGTgtcctataattattatttttttaaaaagaagaattaaaaatattaaaaaattatattttttcaaaaaattaaaaattaaaactttggggCTAGCCGTAGCCACCCTCTTGACCATTTGGGGGGTAgctggccaccccttttggccatggcagtggccgggccacccccatctggccgatttgggggtgaccgaaaccacccccaaacccactggtggtggtttcggccactccCAAACTAGATAAAGCGAAATCAATATGGAACAAAATGTTCCATCATacaatatcaaaaatacaaatgGAAAACCCTACGGCCTCAACTCTATCTATGACATACCCAATAGTCTTTAGGGCCATTACAAAATAACACCTTATAAATGTTATCATCACAATCAGTATATAGATCTGTAGTATAAACTACCGAATCACGTCTATGGTTGTTATCTCTTTCATCAATGACAATTCTTCCATAAACTTAATAACTCATTTGCCATCAGTTAATAGTTTGCACCCAGAAAAGAaccagaagaaaacaaaaggccTACCAGAAActatttttcattattcttaagcaaaacataaaaaaacaacaaatccaataaagcgttaaaaatatatttttatattttattttaaaattatatgtcacaccttaaaaaaaaaaaaaaaaaaaaaaaagaccgaaCTTCCTCACTGCTTTCTCTGATATCTGGCAGATACAAAATCAGCCTTGAACATGACATTTGATCCTTTTTCACTTACAAGAATCGAATATGTACACGAATGCAAccaatgatttttgaaaaagaaaatgccatATTTGCATTTATTCCAAAGAGGATGGTCATAACGGCACGTGTGTTCTCCAACAAAAGGAATTTTTACTATGCATCAAAACATAGTACGAGGAAATCTTCTCATAGGCTTTAAATCATCACTTTAATAAAGTGAGGCCCAATAGACAAAGTTTGGATTTATGATTTTGGCTCTCAACATATCATGTTAAATCGTTGTGGGAACTTATAAATGAGACCTAACctatagaatatttaattaaaataattaagggGTGAAATGTAAAGTTAAGGTTCGAATTCATAAACTTTGGCCATGATACCATATTAGAGCCTGCTTGAAATTGTGTTAGGAAgcttaaaaatgtatttttaataattaaaaagttgtgccaaacaaaaactagtttgtttagtaaaaaatttcaaacatattttttagacttttttacactaaaaaaattgaagatcaaaACTCGcttttaggaaagaaaaaagctaggggtactaaatattttatcaaGAGTCTTATTAAACTAATGTGTATTTTATTCATTGGTACCcgttacatttcttttaattaattgttttgtttctccCGAATGAATGAGTTACACATTAGTTTAGTAAACATcttgtaaaaaatttggtacccCTAGCATTGCCCATAACTTTCTAAgcgttaaaaatattttttaccacCCTAAGGTAATTCCAAACATGCtataaaaatgaagcatttatatatatatatatatatatatatatatatatatatatatatatattttttactttaaaagctGAATGCAATTCTATAAATCACCCACTTTTCCATGaaacttaaatttataaataaataattaatttaatcatttaattaatattttaacaatacgGAATAGAGCAAGGTATCACACACCTAGTCAAGGGTTTTGCTTTAGGTAGGAAGAACAAAGTATTAATAAATATAGATGGTTCTATAAGGATATCTACCCGAAACAATAGGAGCAATATATGGGATAAGCAAGGGTTTTGCTTTGCATTAGCTTGGAAGAATCaactttataaaaatacaaatgcTTTTTATAAAGTTGAGAAAAGTATTGCTTAGTAAAGCATCTATTGTACTACTCATTGACAAGAATGTAAAGCAGCTGATACCTCAAACCATGAATGCCtccatattattatttaatattccCCTTCTTCTAACACCTTAGTTgtgaagaaaataattaatttgaaaggaaaaaagacaTATTGAatcaaaaaaattcataataggCATACAGAGTGATCAATTGTAACTATTTTACCTGTACATAACCATAATAACATATATTCGCTGGGAACCACACATGAGAAGCTTAGACagtgaaatgaaaaagaagaaaatgaataagTGATGACACAAAGAGAGAAAActgaaatgaaaggaaaaaaatcttGAACTTTTAAAAAGTGAAGGAATTAATTTCAGAAGAACAGTAAAGGATaagccaaaaaagaagaagaaggtgaaaaCATGTGATGTCATGTTTTTTAAGATTATCTATTTGTTATGACTATGTTTATCTAAATTATGTTCAGATTTCTTTGATTATAAGGAAATTAAATCCATGTTTGGATTGAACACCCTTTTACCATAAAGAATGTTATCAATTTGATTGAAGTGCATCTGCCATTTGCAGTACTATACTTCCTTCAATTTGAATCTCATTATCTTACAGACTTACACAGTGTTCTCCTTCATAATGAACATTGCATAAGAATAAAAactgagagaaaagaaaaggaaagaaaagaaaagaataccaTCTTTTCTTCCTTCCAAAGCAAACTCAATTGCAAACAGATGAAGCAATTGATGTTTATTAATAAGCAGTCAAATGCTTCATTCTCTCTTCATTCACTCGCCCGCCGCCCATACAATTTTCTGACCACAACAACTAACTTTGTCCGACCAAAAGACACCATTGAAGTAGCTCTGTCTTACTCACGTGCAGTTGTTTCCTATTTGCGGAAAATATCATTTCTGAAATTTGTAGAAGATGTCAACCTATGTGGCTTTGCTTGTCGGCGCCGGCGCCCTCGTTATTGGGTCCATCGTCGCTCTCGTCTCTTATACAACTATCCAATCCAAGCGTCGTCGTAGTTTGGTATGAAAGTTATTTCTTGCTATCTGTTCCacaatttttaacaaacattTTTCTCTACAAAATAAGTGGAAAGAAAGAGCCACTAATTTTGCTTTTACACAATAATTGTGAAAGAGACTTTATAGATCGGTGGCTCCTTTTGACgggaaattcaatttttttttttaaaaaaaagtcaactttaaaatatttttattttttatatcatatcaatcactttttattattattcaaacaaaaaacacaatacaaaacataactttttcactttttcttacaacaaatataaaatttatctcTACTTATAAATTTCATATGAGCTTTCTCACAAATATTGCCCATATTACTAGAAGTCCCGATTCAAAATAAGTGATAGAGCCACGTTTAGTCACCCTTATTGCCACTCTACAAAACTGTACAGCATTTTCATGTAGCTTGGCAAGGAAATTTTGAGAAGATGGGGTTTGTGTCAGGTATGACTAGCAATTTAGGTTGTTGTGTCGGGTCGACCAATTTGACAACCTGTTATGGGTCAATTTTGACACAATATGAAATTGACTTGTTTGATAAAAGGTTAGTGTTGAGTTGACTAACCCGATCCACATAacctatttaataaataagtcaTGTTGGGTTAACCTAAACACAACTTATTTGACTTGTTATTTGATACTAATTCATATAAATGAATAACCATATCactaataaataaaaggaaaaaaaaaattaaatcaagttTCACAACATTAATTCTTTGGAAGACTCTAAGAAAGAAAGTTTAGgttatttttttgcaaataagattacaaaaatctaattttataattatacaagTCAAACGGATCATTCATGAGTTAAGTGAGTTAGATTCAAGaccccacataagtcaatgatgactctacaaatctaatagttgatctattgaatttataagagaattatGGTTCAAATATAGAGAACTTATTGACCCctaatatttttatacttttatttgttttaagtATATAACATAAAgaatcacttaaaacatgtcacaCCATTCGGTATAAtataaatgttataaaaaagaaaatgccatGTCACTTAC from Corylus avellana chromosome ca6, CavTom2PMs-1.0 includes the following:
- the LOC132184631 gene encoding aminopeptidase M1-like isoform X1, whose product is MEQFKGQPRLPKFAVPKRYDIRLKPDLSACKFAGFVSIDLDIVANTKFIVLNAAELSVTNGSVSFTNQGFSKVLRPSNIDLVENDEILVLEFAETLPIGIGVLTIGFEGTLNDKMKGFYRSTYEHDGEKKNMAVTQFEPADARRCFPCWDEPACKATFKITILDVPSELVALSNMPIIEEKVDGHLKTVSYQESPIMSTYLVAVVVGLFDYVEDQTSDGVKVRVYCQVGKANQGKFALGVAVRTLELYKNYFALAYTLPKLDMVAIPDFAYGAMENYGLVTYRETALLYDDQHSAASNKQRVTTVVAHELAHQWFGNLVTMEWWTHLWLNEGFATWVSYLATDSLFPEWNIWTQFLDELTEGLKLDGLAESHPIEVEINHAAETNEIFDAISYRKGASVIRMLQSYLGAECFQRSLASYIKKYACSNAKTEDLWAVLEEGSGEPVKKLMNLWTKQKGYPVVSVKVKENKLVFEQSQFLSSGSHGDGRWIIPITLCCGAYDVCKNFLLQTKSETLDIKEVLGDKTDATSAWIKLNVDQTGFYRVKYDEDLAARLRYAIENKFLSATDRFGILDDSFALCMARQQSLCTLLTLMGAYREESEYTVLSNLIGMSHKVATIAADATPELLDYVKQFFISLFQYSAEKLGWEPKQGENHLDAMLRGEILTALAVFGHELTLNEANRRFLAFLDDRNTPLLPPDLRKAAYVAVMQRVTSSNRLGYESLLRVYRETDLSQEKTRVLSSLASSPDPKIILEALNFLLSSEVRSQDAVLGLAVSREGREIAWTWLKDNWEHIFKTWGSGYLITRFVSAIVSPFTSFEKAREIEEFFASRTKPSMARNLRQSIERVSINANWVLSVQKEEHLANTVKELAQMN
- the LOC132184631 gene encoding aminopeptidase M1-like isoform X2, which produces MEQFKGQPRLPKFAVPKRYDIRLKPDLSACKFAGFVSIDLDIVANTKFIVLNAAELSVTNGSVSFTNQGFSKVLRPSNIDLVENDEILVLEFAETLPIGIGVLTIGFEGTLNDKMKGFYRSTYEHDGEKKNMAVTQFEPADARRCFPCWDEPACKATFKITILDVPSELVALSNMPIIEEKVDGHLKTVSYQESPIMSTYLVAVVVGLFDYVEDQTSDGVKVRVYCQVGKANQGKFALGVAVRTLELYKNYFALAYTLPKLDMVAIPDFAYGAMENYGLVTYRETALLYDDQHSAASNKQRVTTVVAHELAHQWFGNLVTMEWWTHLWLNEGFATWVSYLATDSLFPEWNIWTQFLDELTEGLKLDGLAESHPIEVEINHAAETNEIFDAISYRKGASVIRMLQSYLGAECFQRSLASYIKKYACSNAKTEDLWAVLEEGSGEPVKKLMNLWTKQKGYPVVSVKVKENKLVFEQSQFLSSGSHGDGRWIIPITLCCGAYDVCKNFLLQTKSETLDIKEVLGDKTDATSAWIKLNVDQTGFYRVKYDEDLAARLRYAIENKFLSATDRFGILDDSFALCMARQQSLCTLLTLMGAYREESEYTVLSNLIGMSHKVATIAADATPELLDYVKQFFISLFQYSAEKLGWEPKQGENHLDAMLRGEILTALAVFGHELTLNEANRRFLAFLDDRNTPLLPPDLRKNCGCRQLM